The nucleotide window AGGCGGGCCCGCAGGCCTCGTGAACGCGCCCCTTTCTGGGCGGGTAGGCGGTGATTTCCGGCGGTGACACTGGATGGCTCCGGCAACATGAGAGTCGCCGAGAATACAAGCAGCGCGCCCGGAGTCGATCAAGTCACGATGCCCAGTGCCATGCGCGGACGTCCTGCGGGCAGAGGGCCTGAAGCGTGGCAGATTCGCCGATCCCGCTTTCCGAAGCCCCGGAGGCGCGTTCCGGGTGTCCGGCGCGCTGAAATACGGACTTGTGGGCGTGAACGAAGGGGGCATCACGACCGAGGTGGCCCCTCTCGGCGGAATGAAGCAGAGTGGCCTCGGCAGGGACGGCTCGACACACGGAATCGAGGGTGACCTGGATCGGAAATACGTCTGCTTCGGCGGACTGGAGGAGAGGAAGTCCGCAGATGCGCACGCATGATATCGCATTGATCCCCGGGGACGGGATCGGGAAAGAGGTCGTCGAGGCGGCGATGCTGGTCCTCCGCAAGGCGGCGGAGCAGGGTGGGTTCACGCTCGAGGAGACAGTCTACCCGTGGTCCTGCGACAGCTACCTGGAGACCGGGCGCATGATGCCCGAGGACGGGATTGAGCAACTGCGGCGGCACGACAGCATCCTGCTGGGCGCGGTCGGCTGGCCCGAGAAGGTGCCGGACAGCGTCTCGCTGCACGGGCTGCTCCTGCCTATCCGCAAGGCCTTTGATCTCTACGTCAACATGCGGCCGCACCGCCTGTTGCCGGGGGTCACCGGCCCGCTCCGGGCGACGGATTTCGATATCCTGTGCATCCGCGAGAACACCGAGGGCGAATATTCCGGCGCCGGTGGCCGGGTGCACAGCGGCAGCCCCGCCGAGGTCGCGGTGGAAACCTCGATCTTCACCCGGCGCGGCGTCGAGCGCATCCTGCGCTATGGCTTCGAGCAGGCGCGGGCGCGGCGCGGCAAGCTGGCCTCGGTCACCAAGTCGAACGCGCAGAAGCACACGATGGTGTTCTGGGACGAGGTCACCGAGGCGCTCTCGGCCGAGTATCCCGACGTCGAGGTGACGCGCTACCACGTGGATGCCATCGCGGCGCGGATGATCACCCATCCCGGCACGCTCGACGTGGTGGTGGCGTCGAACCTGTTCGGGGACATCCTCACCGACATCGGCGCTGCCATCCAGGGCGGGCTGGGCTTCGCCGCCGCTGCCAACGTGAACCCGTCCGGCGGTGTGCCGTCGATGTTCGAACCGGTGCACGGCTCCGCCCCGGACATCGCCGGTCGCGGGCTGTCGAATCCGATCGCGACGATCTGGTCCGGCGCGCTCATGCTCGAGCACCTCGGCGAGGAGGCTGCGGCGAAGGCGATCATGGCCGCCGTCGAGACCGTTGCGGGAACGCCTGAACGCCTCACCCCGGACTGCGGCGGCTCGGCGACCACGCTGGAGGCCGCGGAGGCCATCGCGTCCGAACTTCAGGGCTGAAGGCACGGGTGGGGCGCATGCGTCGCGCCCCGCGCCGGCCGGATCAGACCGGCAGGGGACGGGCGGCCGGGTCGCGCGGTGCGCGCAGCCCGACGAGGGCCACCATGGCCAGCACGATCAGCAGTGCCCCGGTCGCGAAGAAGGTGGTGGCGTAGCCGAGCGCCGCAATCAGCGGAGTCGAGGCGAAGGGCGACAGGAACTGGCCGGTGAAGATGCTTGTCGTGATCGCACCCGCCGCAAGGCCGCGCCGGTGTGCCGGTGCGATCCCGACCGCGAGGCCGAGGAAGGTCGGCATCAGCAGGCCGCCGCCCGCGCCGATGAAGGCGCTTCCGAGCAGCGCGAGCCCGAGGCCCTCCGAGAAGCCGAACAGGATGAAGCCCGTCGCGAAGCCGAGGAAGCCGAGCGCGGGCGTCGCCGCGCGCCCCAGTCGCATCCGGACCCGGCCGAAGAACAGCGAGACGATCCCGCCCGCCAGCGTCATCGACCCCATCAGCAGCCCCGCCGCCTGCGGTTCGGGGCGACCGATCGAGGCGAGGAAATAGGGCGCCTGCGTCGGCAGCAGGTAGAAGCAGACGAAGCACAGACCTGCGAGCACGATGACCAGCAGCAGCGTTGCGACCCAGTTCTCCTCGCCGTCCGAGGCCGGGGTCTCGACCTTCGAGGCGCTGCGGTCGGACTTCTCGAGCTTGAGCATCATCACCGGAAGGTAGACCAGCGCAATGCCGTAGATCGCGAAGGGCGCCAGCGCCGAGAACGAGGCGAGCCAGCCCGCCAGCACCAGCAGGACCAGCCCTCCGAAGTTCGTGGCCGCGATCTGAAGTCCCATGAAGTTGCTGCGCTTCTCGCCCTTGAAGTAATCCCCGATCAGGGCGGTCTGCGCGGTCATGATCATCGCCACGGCCACGCCGAGGAACAGACGGCTGACGAACAGCAGCTTCAGCGAGGGGATGTAGAGCCCGGCGGTGCCCGCGACGGCGAAGAGCGCGACGCCGAGAAGAAGCTGGAGGCGGCGACCGAAGCGGTCGGCCAGCGCACCGGCGAAGGGGGCCAGAATCGCCACCATCAGCGACGGCGCCGTCACGAGCAGCCGTGACAGAAGGGCCGCGTTCTCCTCGTCGGCGAAACGCGCCTGGATGCCGGGGAGGGACGGACTGATAAGACTGTTGGAGAGAATCGTCAGCGACGCCGCGAGAAGCAGCGCGACGGCCCGGGAATCCTTGAGCAGGCTCAGCATGATGCAGTCTTTCGGTTTGACGAAACGCATGACGCGGCAGCGCCGCCTCGGCCTGAGGCGCAAGGGGGCCGCGCAGGGATGTCGACAATGAGAAACCCGCGAATTCCGTGCCCTTTCGGAGGCCGGACGCGCGGGCGGTTGATTACATTTTATTATTTTTGTAATCGCCGTATGCTCGAAGGTCAAGGAGGAGCGATTTGCCCCGGACAGGTCTGAGCCCCGAAGCGGCGCGACAGCGTGCCACCGAAATCGCCGTGGCGCGCATCCGCGAGCACGGGTTCTCGAAGCTTCGGCTCGCGGATGTGGCGCGCGAGATGGGGGTCAGCCACGCTGCGCTCTACGCGCATTTCCGCGACAAGGCGGCGCTTCTCGATGCGGTGACCGACAGCTGGTTGGCCGATGCCCGGCAGCGCACCGCCCGCATCTGTGAGGGGCCGGGGCCGGCCGTGGAGCGGATCGAGGCATGGTTCGTGGAGCGCTACCGCATCAAGAGCGGGAGGGTGAAATCGGATCCGGAGATCTTCTACGGCTTCAACGAGGCGACGGCGGGCGAGCGTCCGGTGATCCGGGACCACATGGCGCTGCTGTGCTCCGAGCTGACCGGGCTGGTCGAGGAAGCGGGGCTTGGCGGACGTGCCGAGGCCGCAATGCTCGACGAGGCTCTGACGGCGTTTCTGCATCCGTCGCTGATCGCCCCCGGTCCCGACCCGGACCGGGAAGCCGCGTTGCGTCGGCTGGTCAGGGTGTTGCTCGCCGGGCTTTCCGCCACCAGGAGCTAAGCGACAGGCGCCAGCCACGAAGGCAGGCCGCGCCCGGCGAGGGCATATCCAGAGCATGAGCCGGGACGCGACGCGCTCCGAAAGGACACATGCGCCTGATTGAGGGCCCCGGGTCGCGCCCGGGGCCGCAGACCGGCCCGCGCGGGGCCGGGCGGTTTACTCCGCCGCGATCGCCTTCATGTCGCCCGGGCGGTAGTTCAGGATCGGGGCCAGCCAGCGCTCGGCCTCCTCGACGGTCATGCCCTTCCTCGCTGCATAGTCTTCGACCTGGTCGCGTTCGACCTTGGCCACGCCGAAGTAGTAGGCATCGGGATGCCCGATATAGAGCCCCGACACCGACGAGCCGGGCCACATCGCCATGCTTTCGGTCAGTTCGACCCCGGTGTGGGTCGTGGCGTCGAGCAGGTCGAAGAGTGTCCGTTTCTCGGTATGATCGGGCTGGGCCGGATAGCCGGGCGCCGGGCGGATGCCGTCATAGGGTTCGCCGATCAGCTCCTGCGGGTCGTAGCTTTCGTCCTTGGCATAGCCCCAGTGCTCGGTCCGAACCTTCTGGTGCATCATCTCGGCCATTGCCTCGGCGAAGCGGTCGGCGAGGGCCTTGACCATGATCGCCCCGTAATCGTCTCCGCGCCGCTCGTAGTCCTCGGCGATGGCGATCTCCTCGGGGCCGGCGGTGACGACGAAGCCGCCCACCCAGTCCGGGGTGCCCTCGGGGGCGACGAAGTCGGCCAGTGCGAGGTTCGGGCGGTCCTTCCGCTTCGAGGTCTGCTGGCGCAGCGTGTGCAGCGTTGCAAGGGGCTCCGAGCGCGCGGCATCGCCAAAGAGGCGAATGTCGTCGCCGTCGCGATTGGCGGGCCAGAAGCCGATGACGGCCCGGGGGTTGAACCACTTCTCCGCGATGATCTTCTTCAGCATCTCCTGCGCGTCGTCGAACAGGCCGCGCGCGGCTTCGCCGTATTTCTCGTCGTCGAGAATGCGCGGGTAGACGCCCTTGAGCTCCCACGTCTGGAAGAACGGGGTCCAGTCGATGTAGTTGGCAATCTCGGCGAGATCCCAGCCCTCGATCACCTTCGACCCGGTGAATTCCGGCTCGGTCGCCTTGTAGTCCGTCCAGTCGATATTCATCGCGTTGGCCCGTGCGGCGGCCAGCGGCAGGCGCTGCTTGGCCCGTTCCGAGCGCTCGTGCCGTTCGGCCACTTCCGCGTATTCCGAGCGGATGTTGTCGATGTAGTCCTGCCGCTGCGTCTTGTTCAGCAGCGACGAGACGACGCCCACGGCGCGGCTGGCGTCGGTGACGTAGATCGCCTGGCTCTTGGAGTATTGCGGCGAGATCTTCACCGCCGTGTGCACCTTCGAGGTGGTCGCCCCGCCGATCAGCAGTGGCATGTCGAAGCCCTCGCGCTCGAGCTCCGAGGCAAGATGGACCATCTCGTCGAGCGAAGGCGTGATGAGACCGGACAGCCCGATGATGTCGACATCGTGGGCCTTGGCCTCCTCGAGGATCTTCTGCGGCGGCACCATCACGCCAAGGTCGATGATGTCGTAGTTGTTGCAGGCCAGAACGACACCGACGATGTTCTTGCCGATGTCGTGCACGTCGCCCTTCACGGTCGCCATCAGGACGCGGCCCGCGCTGTCGCGCTTCCCTTCCTTCTCGGCTTCCATGTAGGGCAGCAGCACCGCCACCGCCTGTTTCATCACGCGCGCGGATTTCACCACCTGCGGCAGGAACATCTTGCCCGCGCCGAACAGGTCGCCGACCACGTTCATGCCGGCCATCAGCGGCCCCTCGATCACGTCGAGCGGCTTTTCGGCGGCAACGCGGGCGGCCTCGGTGTCCTCGTCGACGAACTCGGTGATACCGTTGACCAGCGCGTGTTCCAGCCGCTTCTCGACCGGCCACTCGCGCCACGTCAGGTCGCGCTTCTTCGCTTCGCGCTTGTCTCCCTTGTAGCGCCCGGCGATATCGAGAAGGTTCTCGGTGGGTGTGCCGCCGTTGGCGGGCGTACGGTTCAGCACCACGTCTTCGCAGGCTTCGCGCAGCTCGGGGTCGATCTGGTCGTAGACCGCCAGCTGCCCGGCGTTCACGATCCCCATGTCCATGCCGACCTTGATGGCATGGTAGAGGAAGACCGCGTGCATCGCCTCGCGCACGGGCTCGTTGCCGCGGAACGAGAACGACAGGTTCGAGACCCCGCCCGAGACGTGGCAGTGCGGCAGGTTCTCGCGGATCCACTTCGTGGCCTCGATGAAATCGACGCCGTAGTTGTCGTGCTCCTCGATGCCGGTCGCGACGGCGAAGACGTTCGGGTCGAAAATGATGTCCTCGGGCGGGAAGCCGACCTTTTCCGTCAGCACCTTGTAGGCGCGGGCGCAGATCTCGGTCTTGCGCTCGAAGGTGTCGGCCTGGCCCTGCTCGTCAAACGCCATGACGACGACGGCGGCGCCGTAGGCGAGGCACAGCGAGGCCTGGTGGATGAAGTTCTCCTCGCCCTCCTTGAGCGAGATGGAGTTTACCACCGGCTTGCCCTGAACGCACTTGAGACCGGCCTCGATCACCTCCCACTTGGAGCTGTCGATCATCACCGGCACACGGGCGATGTCGGGCTCGGCGGCGACGAGGTTCAGGAAATCGATCATGGCCTGCTTCGAGTCGATCAGGCCCTCGTCCATGTTGACGTCGATGATCTGGGCGCCGTTCTCGACCTGGTCGCGGGCCACGTCGAGCGCGGTCGCATAGTCGCGGTTGGTGATCAGCTTGCGGAACTTGGCCGAGCCGGTGACATTCGTCCGCTCGCCCACGTTGACGAAGGGGATGTCGCTGGTCAGCACAAAGGGTTCGAGGCCGGAGAGGCGAAGCAGCGGTTCAGGCATCTGCAAGCTCCTTCAGTTTGCGCGGCGGATGGGCCGCGACGCGCTCTGCGATGGCGCGGATGTGATCGGGAGTCGTGCCGCAGCAGCCGCCGGCCACGTTGATCAGCCCCTCCTTTGCGAACACCTCGACAAGCGCCGCGGTCTGGTCGGGGGTCTCGTCGTAGGCGCCGAAGGCGTTCGGAAGGCCGGCGTTCGGGTAGGCACAGACAAAGGTGTCGGCGACACCCGCGAGTTCCGTCAGGTGGGGGCGCATCGCATCGGCACCGAGGGCGCAGTTGAGGCCCACGGTGAAGGGGCGGGCATGACGCACCGAGTGCCAGAAGGCGGTCGGGGTCTGGCCCGACAGCATGCGCCCGGAGGCGTCGGTGATGGTCCCCGAGATCATGATGGGCAGGCGCCGGCCGACCTTGGCGAAGCTCTCGAACGCGGCGAAGATCGCCGCCTTGGCGTTCAGCGTGTCGAAGATCGTCTCGATCAGGATCAGGTCGGCCCCCCCTTCGATCAGCCCGTCGATCTGCTGGCCGTAGGCGATCCGCAGGTCGTCGAAGGTCACCGCCCGGTAGCCGGGGTCGTTCACGTCGGGGCTGATCGAGGCGGTCCGGTTGGTCGGGCCGACCGCGCCGGCCACGTAGCGGCGCTTGCCGTCGATCGCCTGCGCGCGCTCGGCGGCACGCCGCGCGCCCTGTGCGCCGGCGACGTTGAGGTCATGCACCGCATCCTCGAG belongs to Salipiger profundus and includes:
- a CDS encoding aldehyde dehydrogenase family protein — its product is MSGALKYGLVGVNEGGITTEVAPLGGMKQSGLGRDGSTHGIEGDLDRKYVCFGGLEERKSADAHA
- a CDS encoding TetR/AcrR family transcriptional regulator, coding for MPRTGLSPEAARQRATEIAVARIREHGFSKLRLADVAREMGVSHAALYAHFRDKAALLDAVTDSWLADARQRTARICEGPGPAVERIEAWFVERYRIKSGRVKSDPEIFYGFNEATAGERPVIRDHMALLCSELTGLVEEAGLGGRAEAAMLDEALTAFLHPSLIAPGPDPDREAALRRLVRVLLAGLSATRS
- a CDS encoding MFS transporter, which gives rise to MLSLLKDSRAVALLLAASLTILSNSLISPSLPGIQARFADEENAALLSRLLVTAPSLMVAILAPFAGALADRFGRRLQLLLGVALFAVAGTAGLYIPSLKLLFVSRLFLGVAVAMIMTAQTALIGDYFKGEKRSNFMGLQIAATNFGGLVLLVLAGWLASFSALAPFAIYGIALVYLPVMMLKLEKSDRSASKVETPASDGEENWVATLLLVIVLAGLCFVCFYLLPTQAPYFLASIGRPEPQAAGLLMGSMTLAGGIVSLFFGRVRMRLGRAATPALGFLGFATGFILFGFSEGLGLALLGSAFIGAGGGLLMPTFLGLAVGIAPAHRRGLAAGAITTSIFTGQFLSPFASTPLIAALGYATTFFATGALLIVLAMVALVGLRAPRDPAARPLPV
- a CDS encoding tartrate dehydrogenase; amino-acid sequence: MRTHDIALIPGDGIGKEVVEAAMLVLRKAAEQGGFTLEETVYPWSCDSYLETGRMMPEDGIEQLRRHDSILLGAVGWPEKVPDSVSLHGLLLPIRKAFDLYVNMRPHRLLPGVTGPLRATDFDILCIRENTEGEYSGAGGRVHSGSPAEVAVETSIFTRRGVERILRYGFEQARARRGKLASVTKSNAQKHTMVFWDEVTEALSAEYPDVEVTRYHVDAIAARMITHPGTLDVVVASNLFGDILTDIGAAIQGGLGFAAAANVNPSGGVPSMFEPVHGSAPDIAGRGLSNPIATIWSGALMLEHLGEEAAAKAIMAAVETVAGTPERLTPDCGGSATTLEAAEAIASELQG
- a CDS encoding homocysteine S-methyltransferase family protein; the encoded protein is MINFSLPISESYEALQAAARERILILDGAMGTMIQTLNMTEEDFTAKGHIHGPGCRHHHSDHPQKGNNDLLVLTQPQAVEDIQLEFALAGADILETNTFSSTTIAQADYGLEDAVHDLNVAGAQGARRAAERAQAIDGKRRYVAGAVGPTNRTASISPDVNDPGYRAVTFDDLRIAYGQQIDGLIEGGADLILIETIFDTLNAKAAIFAAFESFAKVGRRLPIMISGTITDASGRMLSGQTPTAFWHSVRHARPFTVGLNCALGADAMRPHLTELAGVADTFVCAYPNAGLPNAFGAYDETPDQTAALVEVFAKEGLINVAGGCCGTTPDHIRAIAERVAAHPPRKLKELADA
- the metH gene encoding methionine synthase, producing MPEPLLRLSGLEPFVLTSDIPFVNVGERTNVTGSAKFRKLITNRDYATALDVARDQVENGAQIIDVNMDEGLIDSKQAMIDFLNLVAAEPDIARVPVMIDSSKWEVIEAGLKCVQGKPVVNSISLKEGEENFIHQASLCLAYGAAVVVMAFDEQGQADTFERKTEICARAYKVLTEKVGFPPEDIIFDPNVFAVATGIEEHDNYGVDFIEATKWIRENLPHCHVSGGVSNLSFSFRGNEPVREAMHAVFLYHAIKVGMDMGIVNAGQLAVYDQIDPELREACEDVVLNRTPANGGTPTENLLDIAGRYKGDKREAKKRDLTWREWPVEKRLEHALVNGITEFVDEDTEAARVAAEKPLDVIEGPLMAGMNVVGDLFGAGKMFLPQVVKSARVMKQAVAVLLPYMEAEKEGKRDSAGRVLMATVKGDVHDIGKNIVGVVLACNNYDIIDLGVMVPPQKILEEAKAHDVDIIGLSGLITPSLDEMVHLASELEREGFDMPLLIGGATTSKVHTAVKISPQYSKSQAIYVTDASRAVGVVSSLLNKTQRQDYIDNIRSEYAEVAERHERSERAKQRLPLAAARANAMNIDWTDYKATEPEFTGSKVIEGWDLAEIANYIDWTPFFQTWELKGVYPRILDDEKYGEAARGLFDDAQEMLKKIIAEKWFNPRAVIGFWPANRDGDDIRLFGDAARSEPLATLHTLRQQTSKRKDRPNLALADFVAPEGTPDWVGGFVVTAGPEEIAIAEDYERRGDDYGAIMVKALADRFAEAMAEMMHQKVRTEHWGYAKDESYDPQELIGEPYDGIRPAPGYPAQPDHTEKRTLFDLLDATTHTGVELTESMAMWPGSSVSGLYIGHPDAYYFGVAKVERDQVEDYAARKGMTVEEAERWLAPILNYRPGDMKAIAAE